The Prochlorococcus sp. MIT 1300 genome has a window encoding:
- a CDS encoding class I SAM-dependent RNA methyltransferase produces the protein MKVIAVFPQGLEMEGAKELSLHGAQQVKLRRGLVEFQSDMACLYRLHLQARLPFRFLREVARFPCSDPRTLYLGIQRALDWHSWLPPSLSFRVDVSGSTSRLNHSHFSALQVKNALVDFQRQCWGKRSDVNLGDPDLCFHLHLNNGAAILSLDGVSGSLHRRGYRAAMGVAPIKENLAAGLIGMTSWESSLPLVDPLCGSGTFLIEAASLALQILPSKNRTFLLKNWADFDSRLWEKELQLAAPPENKKINMPLIIGCEADEEIARQANANVCAAGLQKVIHIKIGDFEDLRMPDKKGVIVCNPPYGKRIGRDTDLSHLYIKLGQFLKTKASGWDFWMLSGNPSLSAFLKMKCNSRIPINNGGIDCRWLHYAIH, from the coding sequence ATGAAGGTTATAGCTGTTTTCCCACAGGGTCTGGAAATGGAGGGCGCGAAAGAACTTTCTTTGCATGGGGCACAACAAGTAAAACTTAGGCGGGGACTTGTTGAATTTCAATCGGACATGGCCTGTTTATATAGACTTCATCTTCAGGCCAGACTTCCATTTCGTTTTTTAAGGGAGGTGGCGAGATTCCCCTGTAGCGATCCAAGAACCCTTTATTTGGGCATTCAAAGAGCACTTGATTGGCATAGCTGGTTACCTCCTTCTTTAAGTTTTCGAGTTGATGTCTCAGGATCAACTAGCCGCCTTAATCACAGTCATTTCAGTGCTCTTCAAGTAAAAAATGCTTTAGTCGATTTTCAACGGCAATGTTGGGGGAAAAGGTCTGATGTAAATCTTGGAGATCCAGACTTATGTTTTCATCTTCATTTGAATAATGGAGCTGCAATTCTTAGCTTGGATGGTGTCTCTGGAAGCCTTCATCGACGTGGTTATCGTGCAGCAATGGGAGTAGCGCCAATTAAAGAGAATTTGGCGGCAGGGTTAATAGGTATGACTTCTTGGGAGTCTTCGTTGCCATTGGTTGATCCTTTGTGCGGTTCCGGCACTTTCTTGATTGAGGCTGCCAGTTTGGCATTGCAAATTTTGCCAAGCAAAAACCGGACATTTTTGCTCAAAAATTGGGCTGATTTTGATTCAAGGTTGTGGGAAAAGGAGTTGCAACTTGCTGCTCCTCCAGAAAATAAAAAAATAAATATGCCTTTAATCATTGGTTGTGAAGCAGATGAGGAAATTGCTCGTCAAGCTAATGCAAATGTTTGTGCAGCTGGACTTCAAAAAGTTATTCACATTAAAATAGGTGACTTTGAAGATTTAAGAATGCCTGATAAGAAGGGTGTGATTGTGTGTAACCCGCCTTATGGCAAGCGTATTGGAAGGGACACAGATTTGTCTCATTTGTATATCAAATTGGGTCAATTTTTAAAGACTAAGGCTTCAGGTTGGGATTTTTGGATGCTCAGTGGAAATCCCAGCCTTTCTGCATTCTTGAAGATGAAATGTAATAGTAGAATTCCAATTAATAATGGAGGAATTGATTGCCGCTGGCTGCATTATGCTATTCATTAA
- the smc gene encoding chromosome segregation protein SMC, whose translation MVHINQVELTHFKSFGGAMTIPLEEGFTVVTGPNGSGKSNILDGVLFCLGLATSRGMRADRLPDLVNSGVLRAGKSAETVVSVRFDLSDWQPDPAEEGLEPPSEGPWISAGQREWTVTRRLRVMPGGSYSSSYSVEGEPCNLQQLQTQLRRLRIDPEGSNVVMQGDVTRIVSMSNKDRRSLIDELAGVALFDNRIEQTRSKLDEVYERQERCRIVEQELQIAKQRLEKDCAKARTYQELRERLHLGRQQELVLAFEDAKNGLVKLKVQQEELSKKEVRDIEIIAEKQEKLSKEVDKLQSLQENVKALGEDKLLSVQAELAGLDTQSRELDRQAIQHKQEGEHLQVLRQDLLKKQQDLQGESKAVSDDPFENALKESEQICVNAESAVEVSRRRLGDVAGRSGAWLDEQKKLSTRRKTLQEILEPLRQEQQTLQERLEQSICRQKEFEIEQDLDSAEDQKVQEQLDQLDIEWKDLVEKIKNHKISLAESLEALSVKQRTRNRLQQEQARLERDLARIESRRETVNESRGIGALRLLLEAGIEGIHGLVAQLGNVDAAHRLALDVAAGTRLGQIVVDDDRIAAKAIEMLKKRRAGRLTFLPLNRIKTGGKVSNFVLARTGGSNQFKESDDCLGRAIDLVQFEPVYKDVFAYVFGETLVFKNLSSARVHLGQHRAVTLDGELLEKTGAMTGGSFSGRSIGLSFGSSMDSDEAEPLRKRLIELGEALVQCSQEEASQGQAIEDLRPKLRSYEQRQAALEAERQAARRANGPLLDRRRNRLESSTALHQRQKEHEKRLEFISQEMEPVVSELEQLEKKETASQLHGDSEIWNKLQKDLELADVALNEARVKRDQLLNDQRKRQLALERLGDQQQALLIEESRLKDLVEKLTQHHALWKEQQQMLKSKRFGLETQQKELQELFGEQRRARDQAEAKVADQRQKLQMAQWNLEKLREERESLAEELRNSTIRIQESEKSLPDPLPEIPQQLRNDGLDALRITLQQLQDRMEALEPVNMLALEELEKLEERLQELVQRLQVLDEERGELLLRIETVGTLRQEAFLEAFEAVDSHFREIFASLSEGDGHLQLDNPDDPLEGGLTLVAHPKGKSVRRLAAMSGGEKSLTALSFLFALQRFRPSPFYALDEVDSFLDGINVERLAALIARQAQQAQFLVVSHRRPMIGASSRTIGVTQARGAHTQVVGLPEAA comes from the coding sequence TTGGTTCATATCAATCAGGTCGAGCTAACGCATTTCAAGTCCTTTGGCGGGGCGATGACGATCCCTCTTGAGGAGGGATTTACAGTTGTGACCGGGCCTAATGGATCCGGAAAGAGCAATATTCTTGATGGGGTTCTGTTTTGTCTGGGCTTAGCTACTAGTAGAGGTATGCGAGCCGATCGCTTGCCTGATTTGGTTAATAGCGGAGTTCTTCGAGCAGGAAAGTCTGCCGAAACCGTAGTAAGTGTCAGGTTCGATTTGAGTGATTGGCAGCCAGATCCTGCCGAGGAAGGATTGGAGCCGCCTTCTGAAGGGCCTTGGATCAGTGCTGGCCAGAGGGAATGGACTGTTACGCGCCGGTTAAGAGTAATGCCCGGAGGCTCCTATAGCAGTAGTTACAGCGTTGAAGGCGAGCCATGCAATCTTCAGCAGCTTCAAACTCAATTAAGGCGTTTGAGGATTGACCCTGAAGGCAGCAATGTAGTGATGCAGGGCGATGTGACCAGAATCGTATCTATGAGTAATAAGGATCGGCGGAGCCTAATAGATGAATTAGCTGGCGTTGCTTTATTTGATAACCGAATAGAACAGACACGTTCAAAATTAGATGAAGTTTATGAGCGTCAAGAACGTTGCAGAATTGTTGAGCAAGAGTTGCAGATTGCTAAACAGCGTTTGGAAAAAGATTGTGCAAAGGCCAGAACTTATCAAGAACTTAGAGAACGGCTTCACTTGGGTAGGCAGCAAGAATTGGTTCTTGCTTTTGAAGATGCTAAGAACGGCTTGGTAAAACTAAAAGTACAGCAAGAAGAGCTTTCTAAAAAAGAAGTTAGAGATATTGAGATAATTGCTGAGAAGCAGGAAAAGTTATCAAAAGAAGTGGATAAACTTCAGTCCCTTCAAGAGAATGTTAAGGCATTAGGTGAAGATAAACTTTTGTCTGTACAGGCTGAATTAGCAGGTTTGGACACACAGAGTCGTGAATTGGACCGCCAGGCTATTCAACACAAGCAAGAGGGTGAACATCTACAAGTCCTTAGACAAGACCTTTTAAAGAAGCAACAAGACCTGCAAGGGGAAAGTAAGGCAGTATCTGATGATCCATTTGAGAATGCTTTAAAAGAATCCGAGCAAATTTGTGTAAATGCAGAATCGGCAGTTGAGGTCTCTCGGAGACGACTAGGCGATGTCGCTGGTCGATCAGGGGCTTGGTTAGACGAGCAGAAAAAGTTGAGTACTAGGCGTAAGACACTTCAAGAGATTCTCGAGCCCCTTAGGCAAGAACAGCAAACGCTTCAGGAGCGATTAGAGCAGAGTATTTGTCGGCAGAAGGAGTTCGAAATCGAGCAAGATCTTGATAGCGCTGAGGATCAAAAAGTTCAAGAGCAGTTAGATCAATTAGACATTGAATGGAAAGACCTTGTAGAAAAGATCAAAAATCACAAGATATCTTTAGCTGAATCTTTAGAAGCTCTTTCTGTTAAGCAACGCACAAGAAATCGCCTACAGCAGGAGCAGGCTAGGCTGGAAAGGGATTTGGCAAGAATAGAAAGTCGACGGGAAACTGTTAATGAAAGTCGAGGAATAGGTGCTCTTAGGTTGCTTCTTGAAGCAGGTATAGAGGGGATTCATGGTCTTGTTGCACAATTGGGAAATGTAGATGCTGCCCATCGATTAGCACTAGATGTGGCAGCAGGAACAAGACTTGGACAGATTGTTGTTGATGATGATCGTATTGCTGCAAAAGCAATAGAGATGCTTAAAAAAAGACGAGCTGGCCGATTAACATTTTTGCCTTTGAATCGAATTAAAACTGGTGGGAAAGTGAGCAACTTTGTGCTGGCTCGAACTGGTGGATCTAATCAATTCAAAGAGAGTGATGATTGCCTTGGTAGAGCAATAGACCTTGTGCAATTTGAACCTGTTTATAAAGATGTTTTTGCATATGTTTTTGGAGAAACCCTTGTATTTAAAAATTTGAGTTCTGCGCGAGTTCATTTGGGTCAGCACCGAGCTGTCACTTTGGATGGAGAGTTACTCGAAAAGACAGGAGCAATGACTGGAGGAAGTTTTTCCGGACGAAGTATTGGTTTGAGCTTTGGAAGCAGTATGGATTCGGATGAAGCTGAACCGTTACGTAAACGTTTAATTGAGTTAGGAGAAGCGCTTGTGCAATGCAGTCAAGAAGAAGCTTCGCAAGGCCAAGCTATAGAAGATTTACGTCCCAAGTTAAGGAGTTATGAGCAGCGTCAGGCCGCCTTAGAAGCGGAGCGTCAAGCAGCACGAAGGGCTAATGGGCCTTTGTTAGATAGACGCCGCAATCGGTTGGAGTCTTCAACTGCACTTCATCAAAGGCAAAAAGAGCACGAGAAGCGTTTGGAATTTATTTCGCAGGAAATGGAGCCAGTAGTGAGTGAGCTAGAACAATTGGAAAAAAAAGAAACTGCATCACAGTTGCATGGGGATTCAGAGATATGGAATAAGTTGCAGAAGGATCTTGAGTTGGCTGATGTTGCTCTTAATGAAGCAAGAGTGAAAAGAGATCAGTTGTTAAACGATCAACGTAAGCGGCAACTTGCTCTGGAGCGACTTGGAGATCAACAGCAGGCTCTTCTGATTGAAGAGAGTCGTCTAAAAGATTTGGTTGAGAAGTTGACTCAGCACCATGCTCTTTGGAAAGAGCAGCAACAAATGCTTAAATCAAAACGCTTTGGTTTAGAGACTCAGCAAAAAGAATTACAAGAACTTTTTGGGGAGCAACGTAGAGCTCGAGATCAGGCTGAGGCCAAAGTTGCTGATCAGCGTCAGAAGCTGCAAATGGCTCAATGGAACTTGGAAAAACTTAGAGAGGAGCGGGAGTCTTTGGCAGAAGAATTACGCAATAGCACTATCAGAATACAAGAATCGGAAAAGTCTCTCCCAGATCCATTGCCTGAGATTCCACAACAATTGCGTAATGATGGATTGGACGCTTTGCGTATAACTTTGCAGCAATTACAAGATCGAATGGAAGCATTAGAGCCAGTTAATATGCTTGCCTTAGAGGAATTAGAAAAACTAGAAGAACGTCTTCAAGAACTTGTTCAAAGGCTTCAGGTTCTTGATGAAGAGAGAGGAGAATTGCTATTACGTATAGAAACTGTGGGAACTTTGAGGCAGGAAGCTTTCTTGGAAGCATTTGAGGCTGTGGATAGTCATTTTCGAGAGATTTTTGCCAGTCTTTCTGAGGGGGATGGACACCTACAGCTCGATAATCCAGATGATCCATTAGAGGGTGGCTTGACCTTAGTTGCTCATCCCAAAGGGAAATCGGTTAGACGCTTGGCTGCAATGTCAGGTGGGGAAAAATCTTTAACTGCATTGAGTTTTCTTTTTGCGCTCCAACGTTTTCGTCCGTCTCCTTTTTATGCCTTGGACGAGGTTGATAGTTTTTTAGATGGGATTAATGTTGAGAGGCTGGCGGCATTGATCGCTCGACAGGCACAGCAAGCTCAGTTTTTAGTAGTAAGCCATAGGCGACCAATGATTGGCGCATCCAGTCGCACAATAGGTGTTACTCAGGCGCGCGGTGCGCATACTCAAGTTGTTGGTTTACCTGAGGCAGCTTGA
- a CDS encoding SDR family oxidoreductase, which produces MDLGIKEKSCLVTGGCNGIGAEITRSLLKEGCRVTATSRSAPEEFISTLNQDDQSRFNYLLAELSSTGGLQNFLNQNNFDFDILINNAGHTLDVKDPFCSLEQWGKVMHLNFYACVELVNQVVPHMRRSEWGRIVNITSCAGLENSGPVTFTTAKAALTAYTRSMGRVLAIESPGIVMTAVYPGVIVTPGGHWDSILKENPDHAKKYIEERCPLGRFGKISEFVPAVMFFASSHASFAHGSIVGIDGGQSKHFMQYNYEP; this is translated from the coding sequence ATGGATTTAGGCATCAAAGAAAAATCGTGCCTTGTCACAGGAGGCTGCAATGGAATTGGCGCGGAAATAACTCGATCATTACTCAAGGAAGGTTGCCGTGTAACAGCAACCTCTCGATCAGCTCCTGAAGAATTTATATCTACGTTAAACCAGGACGATCAATCAAGATTCAATTACCTATTAGCTGAACTTTCCAGTACAGGTGGTTTGCAAAATTTCCTTAATCAAAATAATTTTGACTTTGATATTCTAATTAATAATGCTGGGCACACCTTAGACGTTAAAGACCCTTTTTGCTCATTAGAACAATGGGGAAAAGTGATGCACTTAAACTTTTATGCCTGCGTTGAACTTGTTAATCAAGTTGTACCTCATATGAGGCGTAGCGAATGGGGCCGAATTGTCAATATTACATCTTGTGCGGGCCTTGAAAACTCAGGTCCAGTAACATTTACTACCGCCAAGGCTGCATTAACAGCGTACACCAGAAGCATGGGCCGTGTTCTGGCAATAGAGAGCCCTGGCATTGTCATGACAGCTGTCTATCCAGGTGTAATAGTCACCCCAGGTGGGCATTGGGATTCAATTCTCAAAGAAAATCCGGATCACGCTAAAAAATATATTGAGGAACGTTGCCCACTAGGAAGATTTGGAAAAATATCGGAATTTGTACCTGCAGTTATGTTTTTCGCCTCTTCCCATGCATCATTTGCCCATGGCTCTATCGTTGGGATTGATGGAGGACAATCAAAACACTTCATGCAATACAACTATGAGCCATGA
- a CDS encoding WbuC family cupin fold metalloprotein yields MVSSNQVNLIYVNENTLRVNSSGFIFKNEYRLKLIELAKKHKSGSARICLHGSTLETTQNMIICLMPHKSFQGHFHPKGKKESYTILSGVLYVERYSASNELISTEALTASNTPYMHLGGEKHLPYTKEEICLYQEVYHGTFIKNKDVIPF; encoded by the coding sequence ATGGTCTCATCAAATCAAGTGAATTTGATTTACGTAAACGAGAACACTTTGCGTGTAAACTCTAGTGGCTTCATTTTCAAAAATGAGTATCGGTTAAAGTTGATTGAACTTGCGAAGAAACATAAAAGTGGAAGTGCGAGAATATGCCTTCACGGTAGTACATTAGAAACGACACAGAATATGATTATCTGCTTAATGCCTCACAAATCATTCCAGGGCCATTTTCACCCTAAGGGGAAGAAGGAATCATATACAATTTTGTCCGGTGTTCTCTATGTTGAACGGTATTCAGCAAGTAACGAACTTATCTCAACCGAGGCCCTTACAGCGTCTAACACTCCATATATGCACCTAGGGGGAGAAAAGCATTTACCATATACAAAAGAAGAGATATGCCTCTACCAGGAGGTTTATCATGGAACATTCATCAAGAACAAAGACGTAATCCCCTTTTAA
- a CDS encoding glycosyl transferase, translating into MTSSTTPPKKDASIAVVFVSNGPGELATWVKPLAERLHSNILMRPLVPSSPISLKLVLVPCPNATGKEADVAKKFGYFQQITKAKIFWRLLIRPANYGEWPKQGLVVFLGGDQFWSVLLSARLGYKHITYAEWLARWPYWNDSIAAMSEKVRERLPKRFRSRCKVVGDLMADLSSISKIKEPLPSGEWIALLPGSKKSKLCVGIPFFISVADQLAKLRPQCKFLLPVASTTNVDELKHFSSLNNPIARLYSSSIVEIKPKQNNQLMRKFITKMGTEINLYENQPAHAQLSQCKLALTTVGANTAELGALGVPMIVIVPTQHLSVMQAWDGIIGIIARIPGLKWCIGFLLTAWRLRNNGFLAWPNISAGRRIVPEKVGKIMPQEIAFETSQWLESPSRLKGQKEDLQSLRGKPGAVKALAKEIQNLISTL; encoded by the coding sequence TTGACATCCTCAACAACACCACCAAAAAAAGACGCTTCAATAGCGGTGGTTTTTGTATCCAATGGACCAGGGGAATTAGCAACGTGGGTGAAGCCTCTCGCAGAGAGGCTTCATAGCAATATTCTGATGAGACCCCTTGTTCCAAGTTCACCCATCAGCTTGAAATTAGTTTTAGTTCCCTGTCCAAATGCAACTGGAAAAGAAGCAGACGTAGCCAAAAAGTTTGGGTATTTCCAACAAATTACAAAAGCCAAAATCTTTTGGAGGCTGCTCATTCGTCCAGCAAATTATGGAGAATGGCCCAAGCAAGGTTTAGTAGTTTTTCTAGGCGGAGATCAATTCTGGAGCGTTTTGCTCTCTGCAAGGCTTGGCTACAAACACATCACCTATGCAGAATGGCTTGCTCGATGGCCATATTGGAACGACAGTATTGCTGCGATGTCCGAGAAGGTGCGTGAGCGCCTCCCAAAACGCTTCAGAAGCCGCTGCAAGGTGGTCGGCGATCTCATGGCCGATCTGTCCTCGATATCAAAGATCAAAGAGCCTCTCCCCTCTGGAGAATGGATTGCGCTCCTGCCCGGATCTAAAAAATCAAAACTTTGCGTAGGAATTCCTTTTTTTATTTCTGTAGCTGATCAACTGGCAAAATTGAGGCCTCAATGCAAATTTTTACTTCCAGTAGCTTCCACTACAAATGTTGACGAGCTCAAACATTTCAGTAGCTTGAATAATCCAATAGCAAGACTTTATAGTTCATCAATTGTTGAAATTAAACCAAAACAAAATAATCAACTGATGCGCAAATTTATAACAAAAATGGGAACAGAAATCAATCTCTATGAAAACCAACCTGCCCATGCCCAACTAAGCCAATGCAAGCTTGCCTTAACAACTGTAGGAGCAAATACAGCTGAACTAGGAGCCCTTGGTGTCCCGATGATTGTGATAGTTCCTACTCAACACTTAAGTGTAATGCAAGCCTGGGACGGAATTATTGGCATAATAGCAAGAATTCCAGGGCTTAAATGGTGCATAGGCTTTCTCCTAACAGCATGGAGGTTAAGGAATAATGGTTTTTTAGCTTGGCCAAATATTTCTGCAGGTCGAAGGATAGTCCCTGAGAAAGTGGGAAAGATTATGCCACAAGAAATTGCTTTTGAAACATCACAATGGCTTGAATCTCCCAGTCGACTGAAAGGTCAGAAAGAAGATTTGCAGAGTCTGCGGGGAAAACCTGGCGCAGTCAAAGCCCTTGCAAAAGAAATTCAGAACTTAATTTCCACTCTTTAG
- a CDS encoding methyltransferase domain-containing protein yields the protein MIQKTSCCPICSSNDVEVVCELKNYPLTELFVPSCGNARDRTQHPLIESDQTLKYCSDCSHAFLENVISPDYLYSKDNYNTVTTNSSGSLISIKNFARFINQQNHEVSYTIDIGGNDSNLLRLINCEVGCVIDPNASSNDKRYSAINNFFEAINPEKFNGAPVNIVSSHTLEHIQSPHTFFNFLSSIKTIEHVFLQFPCLELMHESSRYDLIHHQHLHYYTLNSIQTLAKQYGFIINAYEYDHDHYGTLRVHIAKEKVLLKQSIHEKLSSKLDINDLINDYKLFNKSCSNNSSMLTKLPSLYCYGASLMLPIIYYYYPSLSSLSKGIYDMDESKSSVRYANVQTPILHDDGKVDFNNMSICITAVATKSAHRKILTNLAKRQPIYIFNPFGAL from the coding sequence TTGATTCAAAAAACAAGTTGCTGCCCAATCTGTTCATCAAATGATGTTGAAGTCGTATGTGAGTTAAAGAATTATCCATTGACTGAGTTATTCGTACCATCTTGTGGGAATGCAAGAGATAGAACCCAGCATCCATTAATAGAATCGGATCAAACCCTAAAATATTGCTCCGATTGTTCTCATGCTTTTCTGGAAAATGTGATATCTCCGGATTATTTATACTCTAAAGACAACTACAATACAGTTACGACAAATAGTAGTGGCTCCTTAATAAGTATTAAAAACTTTGCGCGTTTTATAAACCAACAAAATCATGAGGTCTCATATACTATTGATATAGGTGGTAATGACAGCAATTTACTGAGACTGATAAATTGCGAGGTTGGCTGTGTAATAGATCCAAATGCCAGTTCAAATGACAAAAGATATTCGGCTATAAATAATTTCTTTGAGGCAATTAATCCAGAAAAATTTAACGGGGCTCCTGTTAACATAGTTTCTAGTCATACACTTGAGCATATCCAGTCTCCGCATACATTTTTCAACTTCCTAAGTTCTATAAAAACTATTGAGCATGTATTTCTACAGTTTCCATGTCTAGAATTAATGCACGAGTCAAGCAGATACGATCTCATACATCATCAACACTTGCATTATTACACATTGAACTCAATTCAAACCCTTGCCAAACAATATGGTTTTATAATAAATGCCTATGAATATGACCATGACCACTATGGAACATTGCGGGTACATATTGCGAAAGAAAAGGTGCTTTTAAAGCAAAGTATTCATGAAAAGCTCTCCTCAAAACTCGATATTAATGACTTAATAAATGATTATAAATTATTCAATAAATCATGCTCTAATAACTCATCAATGCTAACAAAGCTTCCTTCACTATACTGCTATGGTGCATCTTTAATGCTGCCAATAATATACTATTATTACCCATCTCTTAGTTCCTTATCAAAAGGAATATATGACATGGATGAGAGTAAATCATCAGTACGATATGCAAATGTACAAACACCTATTCTTCACGATGATGGCAAAGTAGATTTCAACAATATGTCCATTTGCATAACTGCAGTTGCAACAAAATCTGCTCATCGTAAAATATTAACCAACTTGGCAAAAAGACAGCCAATATATATCTTCAATCCTTTCGGAGCATTGTAA
- a CDS encoding phage holin family protein — MNEAQRSKGLGAAARVTALAGSVMDLHVRIALQEVDREKRRIISGGIFLAMGGTLMLMALLASEGAFFLWTQDAFDWSPIYSLSIITLTNLFLAGLSLRIGGQLTKGPYLRETMEGLSKTTKAVLGQS, encoded by the coding sequence ATGAACGAAGCACAACGCTCTAAAGGCTTAGGGGCCGCGGCGAGAGTTACTGCATTAGCAGGATCAGTCATGGACCTTCACGTGCGCATAGCACTCCAGGAAGTGGATCGTGAAAAACGCAGGATTATCAGCGGTGGAATCTTTCTCGCAATGGGAGGCACCCTGATGCTAATGGCGTTATTAGCCAGCGAAGGAGCCTTTTTCCTATGGACTCAAGATGCTTTTGATTGGAGTCCCATTTACTCATTATCAATAATTACTTTGACTAATCTTTTCCTGGCTGGATTGAGCTTACGCATTGGCGGACAGCTAACTAAGGGTCCCTATCTTCGCGAAACAATGGAAGGTCTATCTAAGACAACAAAAGCCGTTTTAGGGCAGTCATAA
- a CDS encoding sugar nucleotide-binding protein has product MISRNTSQQPTYHIYGSTGLLGSALSEICSGTKRNYKGYSFSGKDSYQVDISNRKSIAQCPPPREGDYIINLAAIAQPMKVLANIDHARAINVNGNHNLAKYAEKYGCKYFFMSSVEVFGREIEGLKETTETSPINEYGRQKEEAEIHLLESNDKNIIIGRTSWNISMNGIGRCLIDVMIDSLEKPDSKMAEDNLFTIASSYETAGNIIKALESNFTGIVHIASPTPISRYKIAKIIMKLSRSKMLSCKKCKFNDLSFKEPRSRLNVLDSSLSILTFNASYSDPTKIIIDRLINLNIV; this is encoded by the coding sequence TTGATCAGTAGGAATACCAGCCAACAACCTACATATCATATCTATGGTTCAACTGGCCTTCTAGGAAGTGCATTATCAGAAATATGTTCTGGCACAAAAAGAAATTACAAAGGGTACTCATTTTCTGGCAAGGATTCATATCAAGTTGATATATCAAACAGAAAATCTATTGCACAATGCCCTCCACCACGGGAGGGGGACTACATCATCAATCTAGCCGCAATCGCACAACCAATGAAAGTCCTAGCGAATATAGATCACGCTAGGGCAATCAACGTTAATGGTAATCATAACCTAGCCAAATACGCCGAGAAATATGGTTGCAAGTATTTCTTTATGTCTTCCGTAGAAGTATTTGGAAGGGAAATAGAGGGGCTCAAAGAAACAACCGAAACCTCACCAATAAATGAATACGGGAGGCAAAAAGAAGAAGCAGAAATTCACCTCTTAGAGTCTAACGATAAAAACATTATCATTGGAAGAACTAGTTGGAACATCTCCATGAATGGTATTGGTAGATGCTTAATTGATGTCATGATCGACAGTCTTGAAAAGCCAGATAGCAAAATGGCAGAAGATAATCTTTTTACTATTGCATCATCTTATGAAACAGCTGGAAACATAATAAAGGCCTTGGAGTCTAATTTTACAGGCATAGTACACATTGCAAGTCCAACGCCAATATCTAGATATAAGATAGCTAAAATAATCATGAAATTATCAAGAAGCAAAATGTTATCCTGCAAGAAATGTAAATTCAATGATCTCTCGTTCAAAGAGCCAAGATCAAGGCTAAATGTGCTTGACTCAAGCCTAAGCATTTTAACATTCAATGCCAGTTATTCTGATCCTACAAAAATCATCATAGATAGGTTAATTAACCTCAATATCGTGTAA
- a CDS encoding PRC-barrel domain-containing protein yields MTIQQSQTDSLETVPSDRLWLRSELMGTQVITRDTGRRLGVVGEVVVDIDRREVVALGLRDNPLTRFLPGLPRWMPLDRIRQVGDVILVDSADSLSEAFTPERYSRVINCQVITESGEQLGRVLGFSFDIETGELTTLVMGALGVPLLGEGVLSTWEIPVEEVVSSGVDRIIVYEGAEEKLKQLNSGFLEKLGVGGSSWEEQERERYRVNLVPVENQLISGQTIEQEQPLLEEARDSSFQLEEELEYVEVDQRQQEVAPRRRYLDENFSSNAADYRESIDDKNYQEIDSKFSERSSYSDKAAIRPRPAAKRPIQKAQAPLDVEPFDLPQNDQSPDKPKEFFGNNELEDPW; encoded by the coding sequence TTGACTATCCAACAATCTCAAACAGATTCACTTGAAACAGTCCCTAGTGACCGGCTTTGGTTGCGTTCGGAACTAATGGGGACTCAGGTGATAACCCGGGACACTGGTCGCCGACTGGGTGTAGTAGGAGAAGTTGTAGTAGATATTGATCGCAGAGAAGTTGTTGCACTTGGATTACGAGACAATCCTTTGACTCGCTTTTTGCCAGGATTGCCGCGTTGGATGCCCCTTGATCGTATCCGCCAAGTGGGTGATGTCATTCTTGTGGATTCAGCTGATTCTCTCAGTGAAGCATTCACTCCTGAGAGGTATAGCAGGGTTATTAATTGTCAAGTCATTACTGAATCAGGAGAACAATTAGGCAGAGTTTTAGGGTTTTCGTTTGATATTGAAACTGGTGAACTTACAACCTTGGTAATGGGTGCACTTGGAGTCCCGCTTCTTGGTGAAGGCGTGTTAAGTACATGGGAGATACCGGTCGAGGAAGTTGTTAGCAGTGGTGTGGACCGAATTATTGTTTATGAAGGTGCTGAGGAAAAACTTAAGCAACTAAATAGTGGTTTTTTAGAAAAACTTGGGGTTGGTGGAAGTAGTTGGGAAGAGCAGGAAAGAGAGCGATATAGAGTCAACCTAGTACCAGTAGAAAACCAATTAATATCAGGACAAACGATAGAGCAGGAACAGCCTCTTCTTGAGGAGGCCCGAGATAGTAGTTTTCAGTTAGAGGAGGAGCTTGAGTATGTAGAAGTTGATCAAAGGCAACAGGAAGTTGCCCCTAGACGACGATATTTAGATGAGAATTTTTCGTCAAATGCTGCTGATTATCGTGAGTCAATTGATGATAAGAACTATCAAGAGATTGATTCTAAATTCTCAGAGAGGTCTTCCTATAGTGATAAGGCCGCGATTAGACCTAGGCCAGCGGCTAAGAGACCAATTCAGAAAGCTCAGGCCCCACTGGATGTGGAACCTTTTGATCTTCCTCAGAACGATCAAAGCCCTGATAAGCCTAAGGAATTTTTTGGGAATAATGAGCTCGAAGATCCTTGGTGA